A stretch of the Corylus avellana chromosome ca6, CavTom2PMs-1.0 genome encodes the following:
- the LOC132185253 gene encoding uncharacterized protein LOC132185253 codes for MSDRQKGLGIAVEAVLSHAEHRFCVRHLHANLKAKGYTRKAIKDELWGAARAANVYAFDHHMRNIMSMEKGAHDYLSGVPKASWSRHAFNCKTKSDMLLNNLAESFNAWIKEARIKPILTMLEEIRLQIMARFQQKRNGIRSTHYTICPKIQKKLERSKIDARNCISRWQNELEFEIEDIYEPRRLVRLDHRTCTCGRWQMDKYMQGYAARVYGMEGPQTWPADDPCDEIQPPIIRRAPGRPKISRRKAVDEPTNPYKLTRSGYIVKCENCGGLGHNYKGCHLPLNPDRKRWKPKKYKPKKDAAQAQGSQAQPPPEAEAHGSSQRSAEATAESSHRGSTRRATRVLRSRGSGAT; via the exons ATGTCTGACAGACAGAAG GGGCTTGGAATTGCAGTTGAGGCTGTGTTGTCACACGCTGAGCATCGCTTTTGTGTTCGGCACCTACATGCGAACCTCAAAGCGAAAGGCTACACAAGGAAAGCTATAAAGGATGAGTTGTGGGGGGCTGCACGTGCAGCCAATGTTTATGCGTTTGACCATCACATGCGGAATATAATGTCAATGGAGAAAGGTGCACACGATTACCTTAGTGGTGTACCTAAGGCATCATGGTCCAGACATGCTTTCAACTGCAaaaccaaaagtgatatgttatTAAACAACTTGGCTGAGAGCTTTAACGCGTGGATTAAGGAAGCTAGGATTAAGCCTATACTGACTatgcttgaagaaattcgtCTGCAAATAATGGCACGCTTCCAGCAGAAAAGGAATGGAATCCGGTCGACGCACTACACAATATGCCCAAAGATccagaaaaaattggagaggtcAAAAATTGATGCAAGGAATTGTATTAGTCGGTGGCAGAATGAGTTGGAGTTTGAGATCGAGGACATATACGAGCCACGGCGTTTAGTCCGGTTAGATCATCGCACATGCACATGTGGAAGATGGCAG ATGGACAAGTATATGCAAGGATATGCAGCTCGAGTTTATGGCATGGAAGGTCCACAGACATGGCCAGCTGATGATCCATGCGATGAAATCCAGCCACCTATCATTAGAAGGGCTCCTGGTCGACCAAAGATTAGTAGGCGAAAAGCTGTAGATGAGCCGACTAACCCCTACAAGCTAACCCGTAGTGGATATATCGTTAAATGTGAAAATTGTGGGGGTTTAGGGCATAATTATAAAGGTTGTCATTTACCTTTGAACCCGGACCGGAAGAGGTGGAAACCGAAGAAATATAAGCCGAAAAAAGATGCTGCTCAAGCACAG GGATCACAAGCTCAACCCCCACCAGAAGCAGAAGCCCACGGGTCATCACAGCGAAGT GCGGAAGCAACAGCGGAATCATCACATCGTGgtagtacacgtagggctacacgTGTACTAAGAAGCCGAGGAAGTGGTGCTACGTAA
- the LOC132185663 gene encoding protein CHAPERONE-LIKE PROTEIN OF POR1, chloroplastic, producing MASLLLSEATTLSTHFLPRKPFFCRNAKNPKMCGITFRSPKCALDAPYEGNVQKFPRLRVWDPYKRLGVSHDASEEEIWGSRNFLLQQYTGHEKSEESIEAAFEKILMASFQHRKKTKINLKSKLKKKVEESPPWVKSLLDFVELPPTDVIFRRLFLFAFMGGWSIMNSADGGPAFQVAVSLAACIYFLNEKTKSLARASIIGLGALVSGWICGSLLVPNIPAMLLHPTWTLELLTSLVVYFFLFLACTFLK from the exons ATGGCGTCCCTCTTGCTCTCCGAGGCTACTACGCTCTCCACTCATTTCCTTCCCAGAAAACC tTTCTTCTGTAGAAATGCGAAGAACCCGAAAATGTGTGGCATCACTTTTAGAAGCCCCAAATGTGCTTTGGATGCACCGTATGAAG GTAATGTCCAGAAATTTCCTCGATTAAGAGTGTGGGATCCTTATAAACGCCTTGGTGTTAGCCACGATGCCTCTGAGGAAGAAATTTGGGGATCACGCAATTTCCTCTTGCAACAATATACTGGCCATGAGAAAAGTGAGGAATCAATAGAAGCTGCATTTGAGAAAATACTGATGGCTAGCTTCCAACAcaggaagaaaacaaaaattaatttgaaaagcaagttgaagaagaaagtggaagaaTCTCCACCTTGGGTTAAGAGCTTGCTGGATTTTGTGGAACTTCCTCCAACTGATGTTATTTTTAGAAGATTGTTCCTCTTTGCGTTTATGGGTGGCTGGAGTATCATGAATTCTGCTGATGGTGGACCTGCTTTCCAG GTTGCAGTTTCTTTGGCAGCTTGCATATATTTCCTCAATGAGAAAACAAAGAGCTTGGCCAGGGCTTCCATTATCGG ACTTGGTGCTCTTGTGAGCGGCTGGATATGTGGTTCTCTCCTGGTCCCCAATATTCCAGCAATGCTATTACACCCAACTTGGACGCTAGAACTCCTAACTTCTCTTGTAGTatatttcttcttatttcttGCTTGTACTTTTCTCAAGTAA
- the LOC132184359 gene encoding plant cysteine oxidase 3: protein MFTKFQKASDKAWIFLQHKANSSVFLRYLSMSKKSSKVQALYDLCNKTFTPSASGTPPPSSKAVQSLSSLLDTVGPADVGLKEEHSDDDRGHGFFGLTELNRVARWAQPITYLDIYECDSFTMCIFCFPTSAVIPLHDHPRMTVFSKVLYGSLHVKAYDWVEPAQIQESKGPSSFPVRLAKLAVDKVLTAPCGTTVLYEKSGGNLHCFTAVTPCAVLDILSPPYREEAGRKCTYYHDYPYSTFSARNGTEIINGKEEDYAWLAEIETPDDLYMRQGKYAGPAIQV, encoded by the exons ATGTTTACGAAATTCCAAAAAGCATCCGATAAGGCGTGGATATTTTTGCAACACAAAGCCAATTCCTCTGTGTTTCTAAGGTACCTAAGCATGTCCAAGAAGAGCTCCAAAGTTCAGGCTCTCTACGACCTCTGCAACAAGACTTTCACGCCCTCAGCCTCAGGGACACCTCCTCCCTCTTCTAAAGCTGTCCAGAGCCTCTCTTCTCTCTTGG ACACAGTTGGCCCAGCTGATGTTGGCCTCAAAGAGGAACATTCAGATGATGATCGAGGACATGGCTTTTTTGGACTTACCGAACTAAACAGGGTAGCACGATGGGCACAACCAATAACTTATCTGGACATATATGAATGTGATAGTTTTACG ATGTGTATATTCTGCTTTCCTACTTCGGCAGTTATTCCACTCCATGACCATCCCAGGATGACTGTTTTTAGCAAAGTTCTCTATGGCTCTTTGCATGTGAAAGCTTATGATTGGGTTGAGCCTGCCCAAATCCAGGAAAGCAAGGGACCAAGTTCCTTTCCAG TAAGATTGGCAAAGTTGGCTGTTGATAAGGTTTTAACAGCACCGTGTGGGACAACAGTTTTGTATGAAAAGAGTGGGGGTAATTTGCATTGTTTTACCGCAGTCACCCCTTGTGCTGTGCTTGACATCCTCTCACCTCCCTACAGAGAAGAAGCAGGCAGAAAATGTACTTACTATCATGACTACCCTTACTCAACCTTCT CCGCAAGAAACGGGACGGAGATAATTAACGGAAAAGAAGAGGATTATGCATGGCTTGCAGAGATAGAAACACCAGATGATCTCTATATGCGCCAGGGAAAATATGCTGGCCCAGCTATTCAGGTCTAG